A genomic window from Chrysoperla carnea chromosome 3, inChrCarn1.1, whole genome shotgun sequence includes:
- the LOC123296762 gene encoding uncharacterized protein LOC123296762: MDAVKDYINSDQKQMYDVYNYIFNNHFIQQLTIQQLNVQDSTGRTPISYIVSNGQIDLLEILLQTDRSSNKINVNLPDNEGNTPAHFAAQAGQVECLNFLISRCPNIEIDARNHLGFTPLMKAALQGRNKCAKLLLFAGASPSLRDTGRGLTAEQWARYCGRSICAEMIEKFTKHRLVAVTSPTGEGGCWASEPDIPGANRILMGKVNMVMSSSPSTTCSSSTHQNNSTVTSTSNCTRNQQNNSNSIKSKIKRVFRPNNSIPPNSNRSRTSNNNNDGTIDSTTNSARLITQLTTAALCASTPVLPTCGVGIASPSKVKKPLTVPKLEITLVNNNGELDRTTNVTNGYTTKTQGSIIEQVNQQKSIYATTASTSNKTKKKK, encoded by the exons ATGGATGCTGTTAAAGATTATATAAATAGTGATCAAAAACAAATGTATgatgtatataattatatatttaataatcattttatacaaCAATTAACTATACAACAATTAAATGTACAAGATTCAACTGGACGT aCGCCAATTAGTTATATTGTATCAAATGGacaaattgatttattagaaattttattacaaactgATCGAAGTTCAAATAAGATTAATGTCAATTTACCGGATAATGAAGGGAATACACCAGCACATTTTGCTGCTCAAGCTG gTCAAGTGGAAtgcttgaattttttaataagtagaTGTCCAAACATTGAGATTGATGCACGTAATCATCTTGGTTTTACACCGTTAATGAAAGCTGCATTACAGGGACGAAATAAATGtgccaaattattattattcgctg GAGCCTCACCATCTTTACGTGATACTGGTCGAGGTTTAACAGCTGAACAGTGGGCCCGATATTGTGGTCGCTCTATTTGTGctgaaatgattgaaaaatttactaaacATCGATTAGTAGCTGTAACATCACCAACTGGTGAAGGAGGATGTTGGGCATCTGAACCGGATATACCTGGTGCTAATCGAATATTAATGGGTAAAGTTAACATGGTTATGTCATCTAGTCCATCAACGACGTGTTCATCGAGTACTCATCAGAATAATTCAACCGTTACTAGCACATCCAACTGTACTCgtaatcaacaaaataattcaaata gtataaaaagtaaaataaaacgtGTATTTCGACCAAATAATTCAATACCGCCAAATTCAAATCGTTCACGAACATCCAATAACAATAACGATGGTACCATAGACTCAACGACTAATAGTGCACGTTTAATAACACAATTAACCACTGCAGCGCTGTGTGCAAGTACACCAGTACTACCAACATGTGGTGTTGGTATTGCCTCAccatcaaaagtaaaaaaaccatTGACAGTACCAAAATTAGAAATAACATTAGTCAATAATAATGGTGAATTAGATCGTACAACAAATGTCACGAATGGATATACAACTAAAACTCAAGGATCAATAATTGAACAGGTTAATCAACAGAAATCGATTTATGCAACCACGGCATCCACATCGAATAAAACTAAGAAGAAAAAATGA